AGAAAAATACTATTTAAAATAGAAGAAGTTTTCCCGGCTGGAAATCTATTAATTCATGGTGTTCCAATAGACGGATATGATATGGCATTAATTGCAGACCGTTGTCAACTATTATATGAAGCTGGACTTATAAATTCGTACAAACCTCATCGTGGCGGACAAGGAGCAAAGGTCTTATTTTATTCTGTTGGCAACTTAACAAATAGTGGGT
This portion of the Synergistaceae bacterium genome encodes:
- a CDS encoding DUF2513 domain-containing protein; this translates as MQRDMDLMRKILFKIEEVFPAGNLLIHGVPIDGYDMALIADRCQLLYEAGLINSYKPHRGGQGAKVLFYSVGNLTNSGYDFLDKIREDTIWNNTKDIIKDKGLPMVMDVIKEVSSTLISSMVEGTIRGLKQ